Proteins encoded together in one Thermococcus gammatolerans EJ3 window:
- a CDS encoding ABC transporter ATP-binding protein, protein MVRLLLRDVRLSREGFELTIPELEVKDGEFFTLLGPSGCGKTTTLRIIAGFEKADGRVYFGDEDVTDRPPYERNIGIVFQDYALFPHMTVFDNVAFGLRMRKVPEEEVRREVKEVLSLVGLEGFEKRYPEQLSGGQQQRVALARALVIKPRLLLLDEPLSNLDAKIRERLRGVIKRIQRELGITTIYVTHDQEEAMAISDRIAVMKNGRIIQVGEPLELYYHPKDEFVATFLGIGNLLELEAEGGRACLGGLCFETGREGKVKVFFRPESVIVEEGKTAEVIDYELLPGRMRLFLSVAGKRITAERFINELPFDPRNVPKKVGVRIKDYAILSP, encoded by the coding sequence ATGGTGAGGCTTCTTCTAAGGGATGTAAGGCTATCGAGGGAAGGCTTTGAGCTCACAATCCCCGAACTCGAGGTAAAGGACGGCGAGTTCTTCACGCTCCTGGGTCCGAGCGGCTGCGGAAAAACGACCACGCTGAGGATCATAGCGGGCTTTGAAAAGGCCGATGGGAGGGTTTACTTTGGCGATGAAGACGTAACCGACAGGCCCCCCTACGAGAGGAACATCGGAATAGTCTTCCAGGACTACGCCCTATTTCCGCACATGACGGTGTTCGACAATGTGGCCTTCGGCCTGAGAATGAGGAAGGTTCCAGAGGAGGAGGTTCGGAGGGAGGTAAAGGAGGTTCTCTCCCTCGTTGGTCTGGAGGGCTTCGAGAAGCGCTATCCCGAGCAGCTCAGCGGCGGTCAGCAGCAGCGCGTCGCCCTCGCAAGGGCGCTCGTTATAAAGCCCAGACTGCTCCTCTTAGACGAACCCCTTAGCAACCTCGACGCCAAAATAAGGGAAAGGCTCAGGGGGGTCATTAAGAGGATCCAGCGCGAGCTCGGCATAACGACGATCTACGTCACGCACGACCAGGAGGAGGCGATGGCGATAAGCGACAGGATAGCTGTGATGAAAAACGGGAGGATAATACAGGTTGGTGAGCCACTGGAGCTCTACTATCACCCAAAGGACGAGTTCGTCGCGACGTTCCTCGGCATTGGAAACCTCCTCGAGCTGGAAGCCGAGGGCGGACGTGCGTGCCTCGGCGGGCTGTGCTTTGAAACAGGACGAGAGGGAAAGGTCAAGGTCTTCTTCCGGCCGGAGAGCGTTATCGTGGAGGAAGGAAAGACCGCCGAGGTGATCGACTACGAGCTCCTCCCCGGGAGGATGAGGCTGTTCCTCAGCGTCGCGGGAAAAAGGATAACCGCGGAGAGGTTCATCAATGAGCTTCCATTCGACCCGCGAAACGTTCCAAAAAAAGTGGGAGTGAGGATAAAGGACTACGCTATCCTCTCTCCTTAA
- a CDS encoding thiamine ABC transporter substrate-binding protein, which translates to MRSKTLAAIILVALLVVGLGCIGSRNEEKSGGTQSSSVSTTTKKPETLTVYAYDSFQSVAKVTIPKFEKEYNVKVKLITLGDAGKVLNRLILEKDHPRADVVIGIDNSLAAKAIEAGVLEVYKPKNIDLVPEDLVKGLDPTYHLIPYDYGPIAIVYKKDKVKNPPKTFEDLLKPEWKKSLIVEDPRTSSTGMSFLLWTIGAYGDPGWLYYWEKLKPQIYQITEGWDAGWEMWDKGEAPLFVSYATDPAYSAYYNNGTEPDIGVILLNGTAYVQIEGVGIVKGTKHRELAEKFIEFMLTNKFQNEIPLHNWMFPASKNATLPDVFKYAVKPEKIINPDPEEIKANHNRWVREWVELMIEGKSPEEIIKERG; encoded by the coding sequence ATGAGAAGCAAGACGCTTGCCGCAATAATCCTCGTGGCCCTGCTCGTTGTGGGCCTTGGGTGCATAGGTTCAAGGAACGAAGAAAAATCTGGGGGGACTCAATCTTCATCTGTGTCCACCACGACCAAAAAACCGGAGACCCTGACGGTTTACGCCTACGACAGCTTTCAGAGCGTTGCCAAGGTGACGATACCCAAATTCGAGAAGGAGTATAACGTCAAGGTGAAGCTCATAACCCTGGGCGATGCCGGAAAAGTGCTCAACAGGCTGATCCTCGAGAAGGACCACCCGCGGGCGGACGTGGTCATAGGGATAGACAACAGCCTCGCGGCAAAGGCCATAGAGGCTGGAGTCCTTGAGGTCTACAAGCCAAAGAACATAGACCTCGTTCCCGAGGATCTCGTTAAGGGCCTCGATCCAACCTACCACCTCATTCCCTACGACTACGGGCCGATAGCAATAGTCTACAAGAAGGATAAGGTTAAGAACCCGCCAAAGACCTTCGAGGATCTCCTCAAGCCGGAGTGGAAAAAGAGCCTCATAGTGGAAGACCCGAGGACCAGCTCAACGGGCATGTCATTCCTCCTCTGGACGATAGGGGCCTACGGCGACCCCGGCTGGCTCTACTACTGGGAGAAGCTCAAGCCCCAGATCTACCAGATAACCGAGGGCTGGGACGCCGGCTGGGAGATGTGGGACAAGGGGGAAGCCCCGCTCTTCGTGAGCTATGCCACCGATCCCGCCTACAGCGCTTACTACAACAACGGCACAGAACCGGACATAGGTGTCATACTCCTCAACGGAACGGCCTACGTTCAGATCGAGGGTGTTGGGATAGTCAAGGGGACCAAGCACAGGGAGCTGGCCGAGAAGTTCATCGAGTTCATGCTTACCAACAAGTTCCAGAACGAGATACCCCTCCACAACTGGATGTTCCCGGCCAGCAAAAACGCCACCCTGCCTGATGTGTTCAAGTACGCCGTAAAGCCGGAGAAGATAATCAACCCAGACCCGGAGGAGATAAAGGCCAACCACAACCGCTGGGTCAGGGAGTGGGTCGAACTCATGATCGAGGGCAAGTCCCCAGAGGAGATCATTAAGGAGAGAGGATAG
- a CDS encoding sodium-dependent transporter gives MEQRDQWATKLGLILAMAGNAIGLGNFWRFPYQLASNGGGAFMIPYFIALFFLGIPVMWIEWTTGRYGGKYGHGTIGPMFYLMARESVKPKTALIFGIIGGMLAFSVASLLSSYYYQVIGWSAAYTYYSLTGAYFGKDTVQFFLDYVANTKAVIFFWGLTMVLLGIAVGQGVSKGIERWVKVMMPLLYVFAILLVIRALTLGSPVKPEWSSIKGLEYIWKPDFQTLSKHFFKISLAAAGQIFFTLSLGMGIIHNYASYLGPEDDVALSGLATVSLNEFAEVVLGGSLAIPIAFAYLGPEQAIKGGVGLAYMALPNVFANMPAGQIFGAMWFLLLWFAGFTSAIATYNYLVAMLEEDIHIERKIGTWVVWIFLFILGLPVALDSTLAYLSELDMWVGSYFLVLLGLFDVIVAVWLFKPDNFWEELHKGAYIKVPEWFKPIITYIAPLFMIILLGGNTYDYWKNGAFSVSKYYVTEVLKYDYTPEIISLITRARIVIFIILIIGAIEAYLAIKKKYGEELEKNEVIIKV, from the coding sequence ATGGAGCAGAGGGATCAATGGGCAACAAAGCTCGGTTTGATTTTGGCCATGGCGGGAAACGCAATAGGCTTAGGTAACTTCTGGAGGTTCCCGTACCAGCTCGCCAGCAACGGTGGCGGGGCCTTCATGATACCGTACTTCATAGCACTGTTCTTCCTTGGTATTCCAGTGATGTGGATTGAGTGGACCACCGGTCGCTACGGTGGCAAGTATGGTCACGGTACTATCGGCCCAATGTTTTACCTCATGGCCAGGGAGAGCGTCAAGCCCAAGACCGCGCTTATCTTTGGTATCATCGGTGGAATGCTGGCCTTCTCGGTCGCATCGCTACTGAGCTCGTACTACTACCAGGTTATCGGATGGTCAGCGGCCTACACCTACTACAGCCTCACGGGAGCGTACTTCGGCAAGGACACCGTCCAGTTCTTCCTTGACTACGTGGCCAACACCAAGGCGGTGATATTCTTCTGGGGTCTCACGATGGTCCTGCTCGGCATAGCCGTCGGTCAGGGTGTCAGCAAGGGTATCGAGAGATGGGTCAAGGTCATGATGCCCCTCCTGTACGTGTTCGCCATACTCCTCGTTATCAGGGCCCTGACCCTTGGTTCACCAGTCAAGCCGGAGTGGAGCTCAATAAAGGGTCTGGAGTACATCTGGAAGCCGGACTTCCAGACACTGAGCAAGCACTTCTTCAAGATAAGCCTGGCAGCAGCGGGACAGATATTCTTCACACTATCGCTCGGTATGGGTATCATCCACAACTACGCAAGCTACCTCGGACCCGAGGACGACGTTGCCCTGAGCGGTCTTGCCACGGTCTCGCTCAACGAGTTCGCTGAAGTAGTACTCGGTGGCTCCCTCGCCATCCCAATAGCCTTCGCCTACCTCGGACCGGAGCAGGCCATCAAGGGTGGCGTTGGATTGGCGTACATGGCGCTGCCTAACGTCTTCGCCAACATGCCTGCTGGACAGATATTCGGTGCAATGTGGTTCCTGCTCCTCTGGTTCGCTGGATTCACCTCGGCAATAGCAACGTACAACTACCTTGTGGCAATGCTCGAAGAGGACATACACATCGAAAGGAAGATAGGCACATGGGTGGTCTGGATATTCCTGTTCATCCTCGGACTCCCGGTTGCCCTCGACAGCACCCTCGCCTACCTGAGTGAGCTCGACATGTGGGTCGGCAGCTACTTCCTCGTCCTGCTCGGTCTCTTCGACGTCATAGTGGCAGTCTGGCTCTTCAAGCCTGACAACTTCTGGGAGGAGCTCCACAAGGGTGCGTACATTAAAGTACCAGAGTGGTTCAAGCCGATCATCACCTACATAGCGCCGCTCTTCATGATAATACTCCTCGGCGGCAACACCTACGACTACTGGAAGAATGGGGCATTCAGCGTCTCAAAGTACTATGTCACAGAAGTACTCAAGTACGACTACACGCCTGAGATCATCAGTCTCATTACCAGAGCCAGGATAGTGATCTTCATAATCCTCATAATCGGTGCCATCGAGGCATACCTGGCCATCAAGAAGAAGTACGGCGAGGAGCTCGAAAAGAACGAGGTCATCATAAAGGTCTGA